A segment of the Gammaproteobacteria bacterium genome:
CCCAGTGCGGTTCTGTAACACGCTCTGGCAGTAGTCGCCTATCAAGACACAAGCAATAAAACAATGGCTTCTGATCAGGACATCATTAAATCCCTGCCGCGCGAATACGCCGACCAGCTGCATGGAGCGCGTTACCGCAAGCTCATCGAAATCGCGGCGCACGGCGTCTGGAGCGCCCGCGCGGCTGGTTACCTTACCTATTGCAGTCAATGGTGGCTGGACTACACCGGTCTGGACATGCGCGCACTGGAGGGCAATGGCTGGACGCAGGCCGTGCACCCCGACCATCGTCAGCCCGCATTGAGTGCATGGCTGACCAGCACGGCCACCGGCGTCGACTGTGAAATTGAAATTCCCGTTCGCCGCGCCTCGGACGGGCTTTATCGATGGCATCTGATCAAGGGCGCGCCCATCAGAGACGACAACGCCCAGATTATGGAATGGATCGTCATAGCGACCGAGATCCATGACCGCAGGCAGGCCACCGAGACCGTCGTCAGTGAAACTGAGTCGCGCCTGCGGCTGGTGCTGGATTCCATACCGCAGAAAATTTTCACCGCCAGGCCCAACGGCGAAGTGGATTATTTCAACCCGCAATGGTCCGCGTTCACCGGCCTGTCGTTCGAGGCGATCCGCGATTGGGGCTGGACGCAGTTTATACATCCCGATGACGTGGAGATAAACGTGCAGCGCTGGCAGGCCGCGATCGACACCGGCCAGCCATTCCTGCTGCAGCATCGGCTCCGACGCGCCGATCGCGCATATCGATGACACTTGAGCCGCGCCCTGCCGGTGCGCAACGACGCGGGTCAGATCATCATGTGGGTCGGCGCCAACACCGACATCGACGACCAGAAGCGCGCCGAGGAAGCGTTGCGAAAAAGCGAACACCGAGTGCGACTGATCGTAGACACATCGTTGGACGCAATCGTGACGATGATGGAAGACGGGAACATTACCGGGTGGAACCCTCAGGCCGAGGCGACCTTCGGCTGGAAACACCACGAAGCCATGCACCGCAACCTGGCCGATCTAATTGTCCCGGAGGTACATCGCGAGGCGCATCGCCGCGGACTGGCACACTTTCTGAAAACCGGCATCGGCCCGGCCCTGAACCATCGTCTGGATCTGACGGCGCTACACAAAAAGGGTGACGAATTCCCAATTGAACTGACGATCTCCCCGCTCATGCTGGGAGAAAAGTACGAATTCAGCGCCAACGTTCGCGACGTTACCCAGCTCAAGCGTTGGCAGGATGAAATCGAAACACTTAACGAGACCCTTGAACAGCGCGTCGCCGAGCGTACCGCGCAATTGCAACTGGTCAATCGTGAACTCGAAGCGTTCGCTTACTCGGTATCGCACGATCTGCGCGCACCGTTGCGGGCGATCGGCGGCTTCAGTCGCAGTCTGGCGCTTGATTACGCCGACAAGCTGGACGCACGCGGCAAGGCCGATCTTGAGCGCGTGCGCAACGCGGCCCAGCGCATGGGTCAGCTTATAGATGACCTGTTGGCGCTCTCGCGCCTCGCTCGCAGCGAGATGCGCCTGGCTCCAGTCGATCTGGCCAGTCTGGCGCGCGACGCCGTCGCGGAATGCCAGGCGGCCGAACCGTCGCGCGTGGTGGAACTGCACATCGCGCCCGGCTTGCAAGCCGTCGCGGATGCGCGGCTGACGCGGGTCGCAATGGAAAACCTGATTGGCAACGCATGGAAGTTTACCGGCAAGCAGCCTGTCCCGCGCATAGAAATCGGTGTCGAGCCACACGCCGGTGGCACGGCGTTCTACGTGCGCGACAACGGCTGCGGATTCGATATGGCTTACGCGGACAAACTCTTTGGCGCCTTTCAGCGTCTGCATAGCCGCGCGGAGTTCGATGGCACCGGCATCGGGCTCGCGACCGTGCAGCGCATCGTTCACCGTCATGGCGGCCACATCTGGGCGCACGCCGCGGTCGATCAGGGCGCGACGTTTTATTTCACCCTTTCTCCCGTTGACGAGGCGCAGGCAAAACATGTCTGAAAAAATCATCCTGCTGGTCGAAGACAATCCCGACGACGAAGTACTCACCCTACGCGCGTTCGAGCGCCATGGGCTCGCCAACGAGATTGTCGTGGTGCGCGATGGCGCCGAGGCGCTGGATTACCTGTTCGCAACCGGGCCGTACGCGCAACGCGAACCGAGCCCGCCGACACTCATTCTGCTGGATCTCAAGCTGCCCAAGATCGACGGCCTGCAGGTGCTTAAGAAGCTGCGCGAAGATGCCCGCACCCGGTCCCTGCCCGTGGTGATCCTGACGTCGTCGCGCGAAGAGCAGGATCTGGTGGAAAGCTATTGGCTGGGCGCCAACAGCTACGTGCGCAAACCGGTAGATTTCGATCATTTCGTGGAAGCGGCGCGACAACTGGGCCTCTATTGGCTGGTGCTGAACGAGCCGTCACCACGCAGTGCATCCTGAGATGTCGCGGCCGCTGCACGTGTTGCACGCGGAGGATTCGGACGACGACGCCCAACTGATTATGCATGCGCTGACCGATAGCGGTCTTGAAGTCATCCCGCGCAGAGTGGAAACCGAGGCCGCCTACATCGCCGGTCTGGACCCCGCGCCCGATCTCATTCTGGCCGACTATTCAATGCCGCAATTCAGCGCCGCGCGCGCGCTGGACCTACTGCAACGCCAGCGTCTCGATATTCCGTTTATTGTCATCTCCGGTCATATCGGCGCCGACGCCGCCGTCGCGCTGATGAAAGCCGGTGCGCATGACTACCTTTTGAAACACGATCTCGCGCGGCTGTAACCAGCCGTCCAGCGCGAACTGCGCGAGGCGATGGAACGCGCCAGGAAACGGCGGGCGGAGATGGCGCTCAAGGAAAGCGACGAAAAACTGCGGCTGATCATGGAGCACGTCAACGATCTGATCATGATGGTGGACGCGCAAGGACGGCGGCTGTTTGCGAGCAGATCGTATCAGGCGCTGTTCGGCGATCCGGCCGCGGTCGCGGGCACCGACTCGTTCAGGGAAGTGCATCCGGACGACAAGGAGCGGGTGCGGCGCGTGTTTTGCGAAACGGTGGCCACCGGCATCGGTCAGCGCTGCGAGTATCGCATGGTGTTCGATGGGCGCGGCGTACGCTACATCGAATCCCAGGGCAGCGCGATCCGCAACGACAGCGGGGAAGTCTCGAATATCATCGTGGTCTCGCGCGACGTCACCGAGCGCAAGCAGGCAGAGGCGCGCATCCAGTATCTGGCCCACTCCGACGGTCTCACCGGCCTGCCCAACCGCACCCTGTTGAAACGAGCGCATCGGTCAGATGATCGCGCAAGACGATCGTCATGGTGATTGTCTGGCGCTGCTGTTTATCGATCTCGATTATTTCAAGACCATCAACGATTCGCTCGGCCACCAGATCGGCGACCACTTGCTGAAACAGGTAGCCACCCGCCTGAGCCGGTGCATGCGCAAGAGCGATTATCTGGCGCGTCTGGGCGGCGACGAATTCCTGATGGCGCTCGGCGGGATCAAGCGCTCGCAGGACGTCGCCTTGATCGCGCAGAAGATCGTGGATTCGATCTCGCGTTCGTACAAAGTCGTCGACCATGTGCTAAGCACCTCGTGCAGCATCGGCATCAGCATCTATCCTGACGACGGGCAGGATGTGGAGACCCTGATGCGCAACGCCGATATGGCGATGTATCACGCCAAGGAGCGCGGCCGTAATAAACACGAATTTTTCTCCCGGGATATGGACGCGCGCGCGGCGGAGCGGCTGATGCTGGGCAACGCCTTGCAACTCGCGCTGGAACGCGCAGAATTCGAGCTGCACTATCAGCCGTATATCGAGCTTGCCACGGGACGCATCGCCGGCGTGGAAGCGCTGATCCGCTGGCGCCATCCCGAGCTAAGCATGTTGTCGCCGGCGCGCTTCATTCCGCTGGCGGAGGAGACCGGCTTGATCCTGCAGATCGGCGACTGGGTATTGCGTACGGGCTGCGCGCAGATGCGTGAGTGGCAAAAAATAGGCATCGAGGATGTGTGTCTGGCGGTAAATCTGTCGGCGCGGCAGTTCCGCCAGGCCGAACTGCCCAGGCAGATCGCCGCGGCACTGGCCGACGCCGGTCTGGACACCCACACCCTGGAGCTGGAAATCACCGAGAGCATGGCCATGCAGGATCCCGAGCGGGCGCGCGAATTGCTGCTCGAACTCCAATCAATGGGCATCGGGCTCAGCATCGATGACTTTGGCACCGGCTACTCGTCGCTCAGCGATCTGAAGCGCTTCCCCCTTCGATGTCTCAAGATCGACCGCTCGTTCGTGGATGGCATCCCGAGCGAGGCCAACGATGTGGCCATTACCCGCGCAACCATCGCGCTGGCCAAGAGTCTGGGTCTTTACGTGATCGCCGAAGGTGTGGAAACGACGGCGCAACAGGTATTTTTGACTGAGGCCGGCTGCGAGCGGGCGCAGGGCTACCTGTTCAGCAAACCAGTCTGTGCCGCCGAGGTCGAAAGCTGCTGCGACAGAAATATCTTGGCGTAGAGCCCGTTGCCAGCGCAAAGGCGCGCAGCGCATGAATAAACTCCGCGACGGCGGTGCTCGCGGACGACGATTATCAATACTTTGCCACCCGGCAGCGTGCGGTCGCGGCGCCGAGCGCCAGGCAAACGCGCGTAAATATCGGTGACGACGGCCCTCCTGACGTGAACCGTTGGCCGGCCCGCCGGTCATAGATTTCGGGTATCAGGCTGTATCGGATACGCGGTATACTTAGCAATATACTAACCCGTCGGAGAATTACTTAATGGCCATACAACGTTTATCGTCCGTCACCAGTTCCGGGACGTCCGCCGCACCGCAGTCGGTGCTGGCAACCAACAAGGTTTTGCGCAATACCTACCTGTTGCTGGCAATGGCCCTGTTCACCAGTGCGGTTACCGCAGGGATCGCCATGGCGACCAACGCGCCGCCCGTCAACTGGATTCTGATGCTGGCGGTGTTCATCGGCATGCCGTTCGTGATCAACTATCTGCGCGACAGCGTGTGGGCGTTGCCGCTTACGTTCGCCTTCACCGCCTTCATGGGCTACGTGCTGGGCCCGATCCTAACGCTTTATTTGAGCCTGCCCAACGGGCCGCAGATCGTAATGGCCGCGTTTGGCACCACCGCGGTCGCGTTCGTGGGTCTGTCGGCTTATGCCATCGCCACCCGCAAGGACTTCAGCTTCATGAGCGGATTC
Coding sequences within it:
- a CDS encoding EAL domain-containing protein; its protein translation is MIAQDDRHGDCLALLFIDLDYFKTINDSLGHQIGDHLLKQVATRLSRCMRKSDYLARLGGDEFLMALGGIKRSQDVALIAQKIVDSISRSYKVVDHVLSTSCSIGISIYPDDGQDVETLMRNADMAMYHAKERGRNKHEFFSRDMDARAAERLMLGNALQLALERAEFELHYQPYIELATGRIAGVEALIRWRHPELSMLSPARFIPLAEETGLILQIGDWVLRTGCAQMREWQKIGIEDVCLAVNLSARQFRQAELPRQIAAALADAGLDTHTLELEITESMAMQDPERARELLLELQSMGIGLSIDDFGTGYSSLSDLKRFPLRCLKIDRSFVDGIPSEANDVAITRATIALAKSLGLYVIAEGVETTAQQVFLTEAGCERAQGYLFSKPVCAAEVESCCDRNILA
- a CDS encoding Bax inhibitor-1/YccA family protein, with the translated sequence MAIQRLSSVTSSGTSAAPQSVLATNKVLRNTYLLLAMALFTSAVTAGIAMATNAPPVNWILMLAVFIGMPFVINYLRDSVWALPLTFAFTAFMGYVLGPILTLYLSLPNGPQIVMAAFGTTAVAFVGLSAYAIATRKDFSFMSGFLMVGLLVVLAAIVANIFLQIPALSLTISAASVLLMSGMILFDTSRMVNGGEDNYVVMTVSLFANIYVMFLHLLNLFSAFSGEN
- a CDS encoding PAS domain-containing protein, with amino-acid sequence MASDQDIIKSLPREYADQLHGARYRKLIEIAAHGVWSARAAGYLTYCSQWWLDYTGLDMRALEGNGWTQAVHPDHRQPALSAWLTSTATGVDCEIEIPVRRASDGLYRWHLIKGAPIRDDNAQIMEWIVIATEIHDRRQATETVVSETESRLRLVLDSIPQKIFTARPNGEVDYFNPQWSAFTGLSFEAIRDWGWTQFIHPDDVEINVQRWQAAIDTGQPFLLQHRLRRADRAYR
- a CDS encoding response regulator; the protein is MSEKIILLVEDNPDDEVLTLRAFERHGLANEIVVVRDGAEALDYLFATGPYAQREPSPPTLILLDLKLPKIDGLQVLKKLREDARTRSLPVVILTSSREEQDLVESYWLGANSYVRKPVDFDHFVEAARQLGLYWLVLNEPSPRSAS
- a CDS encoding PAS domain S-box protein is translated as MERARKRRAEMALKESDEKLRLIMEHVNDLIMMVDAQGRRLFASRSYQALFGDPAAVAGTDSFREVHPDDKERVRRVFCETVATGIGQRCEYRMVFDGRGVRYIESQGSAIRNDSGEVSNIIVVSRDVTERKQAEARIQYLAHSDGLTGLPNRTLLKRAHRSDDRARRSSW
- a CDS encoding response regulator, which encodes MSRPLHVLHAEDSDDDAQLIMHALTDSGLEVIPRRVETEAAYIAGLDPAPDLILADYSMPQFSAARALDLLQRQRLDIPFIVISGHIGADAAVALMKAGAHDYLLKHDLARL
- a CDS encoding PAS domain S-box protein yields the protein MSRALPVRNDAGQIIMWVGANTDIDDQKRAEEALRKSEHRVRLIVDTSLDAIVTMMEDGNITGWNPQAEATFGWKHHEAMHRNLADLIVPEVHREAHRRGLAHFLKTGIGPALNHRLDLTALHKKGDEFPIELTISPLMLGEKYEFSANVRDVTQLKRWQDEIETLNETLEQRVAERTAQLQLVNRELEAFAYSVSHDLRAPLRAIGGFSRSLALDYADKLDARGKADLERVRNAAQRMGQLIDDLLALSRLARSEMRLAPVDLASLARDAVAECQAAEPSRVVELHIAPGLQAVADARLTRVAMENLIGNAWKFTGKQPVPRIEIGVEPHAGGTAFYVRDNGCGFDMAYADKLFGAFQRLHSRAEFDGTGIGLATVQRIVHRHGGHIWAHAAVDQGATFYFTLSPVDEAQAKHV